The segment GCTTCTCAGCTGCTGCTGTCCACCGCAGCCCAGCTCCTGCATCTCAGACTCTCTCCCGGAGGCTGAATCCAGACTCCACATCCCCTGCATAGGCATGAGGGGGAAGGGGCCCTTGGTGAAAGCCTGGGTCTGGTCCTGGGCTTGGTCCTGGGGGTTGGTCTGGGGGTGGAGGTTGGTCTCGAGGTAGAGGCTGGACTGCTGGCTTATGTGCAGTCGAGCCTCGAGGAGGTAAGCAGCAGTAcccacgggggagagagaggaagaggaggagcaggaggaagaggaggagcaggaggaagaggagccaTAGGAGGGTGAAGATAACTCCAGAGGTTGCTGCCAGAAGGCATGCTGGAGAGCCAGGGGGCTCTGGTGGGAGGGCAGGGGGTGTTGGGGTTCAccctggaggagggagggggcgggggtgtcgaacagggtggagggggtggcGAAGActgaggtgggggaggggggctgcTGCTTGGACAGGAAGAACGGGCGATTCTGGGTTGGTGCTGGCCAAGGAGGCGGAGGTTGGGGCTTGTGCTGGATCTGGAGCATCctgtaaacagagacagagaggtggggttaGAATGACACTTACGGTGACTATGTGTCTGTGATTGTATTTATGTGCAGGTGCGTGTGTGTCTCCCTCTTACCTTTGCTGGTGCAGAACTTCCTCCAGCATGCTGCGGTGCTCACTGATGGTGGGGCCTATTGATCCCCAGGTGCCACGGCTACTGCGGTCGGAGGTCGGAGGGCAGACCTGCCTCGCCAGACCTTTGATCTTATTCAGACCCAGAAGGCCTTTAGTGCGCGTGTTCTTTCTCAGCTGTTGGCGGAAGGCTTTCAGACCTGGGGaggtgcacagagagagagacaggcagacgatTGGTTAGATGATGATGTGACTGATACATTTCtctgtagtaatgatgatgatgaggatgatgggaCTGATGCATACCTAATGGCTATAAACTGTCATCACCCATACCTTGTGTGAGGGAGGTGTCGGAGGCTCTGCGGCCCTCTTGGAAGCTGGCAGCCTGAGCCTGGGGGACGAGGTGACAGGAGAGGGCCGGTGGGCTATCGGCGGGGACCAGTGCCCCGGGGTCAGTCCCAATGGCCAGCACGGCTGACAGGCCACCTACAGCGGGGTGCAGAGCGGGGTTGGGGGTGGACGAGGACCTCAGACAGCTGTCAGACGACGCACCATCGGAGGGGCTGACAACGATGCAGGGGGGGTTGCACTGGTGGAAACGAGCAGAGACCTCGGCCAGGGTGTGTCGCCgggaggtggtggtgggcagGACGAGGGCCGAGCAGGTGTGTGTGACCTCCTCCTCCAGGTCGCGGGGCCGCACCTCCTCACTGATGCTGGTCTCCACCAGGCTGTTGGGGGAGATGGAGCGGTTACACAGCAGTCGGTTCAGACTGGCTTCCACCGGGAACACCACACGTTGGAACAATGCACCTTGGTCATATTCCATCTCCGCGTGCATGGGAGGGGTGCTCTTGCATTGAATGGGGTAGGCTGAAGGTCTGAAGCTGTCCTCCATGATGGCCTCTGGGGTACCGGAGTCAGACGTGCTCCTGGATCTCTGGTTCCAGGGCCCACACTGACGGCTGAGCTGCTGGGCTCGGTGCTCCCTGATCCTCTCCAACAGTAAGTAGTAGATGGCTGAGAAGTGGTTGTAGCTGCTGCTCTGCAGAGACTGGGGCAGAACAGAAGGACATGTTAGTCAGCCATTTTGGTCCAAAGGGTGTCATAATATAAGGGGCTGTATTAGCCAGCTTTTCACTGTTCCTccccctgtttgtctctctcactctctctacataTATTTCTCTCTCAGATAGGTCTGTACCCCATCAGACTGCGTTCACCCAGACTGATCTCATGAGAGACTGCTGTTGGAGCTCATCTACTCACCGCTAACTGTGTCAGGCTTTAAAAGCAGATGCCAGTTATCCCCCTAATTCTCCCTACAAAATGAGTATTAAGTCCCCCAGGTGTACAGGGATCCAGGGTGTGTTTGACTGTGGTGCCTGCCTGGGAGGCAGCATAACATACCCTCCTCTACtgccagacatgactaactgtcTCAAAGCCCCACCACTTTCAACCCAGTACCCGACCCCACTACCTCAGTCTTTACAGTGTACTCCAAATAGTGTATTCCTGTGGTACTATGTGatctgtataataataataataataatatatgccatttagcagacgcttttatccaaagcgacttacataaCCCATAACCTATAACCTGTAACTTGTAACCCATatcctataacctataacctataacctataacctataacctataacctataacctataacctataacctataacctataacctataacccataaccataacctataacctataacctataacccataaccataacccataacccataacctataacctataacccaTAACCCGTAATCTATAACCtataacccataacccataacctataacctgtaacctataacacataacctataacacataacctataacctataacccataacccataacctataacctgtaacctacaacCTGTAACCTATAACCCATAAcctataacctgtaacctataacacatAACCTGTAACCTATAACCCATAACCTATAACCTGTAATCTACAacctgtaacctataacacatAACCTATAACCTGTAACATATAACCCATAACCTATAACACATAACCTATAACCTGTAACATATAACACATAACCTATAACACATAACCTATAACACATAACCTATAACACATAACCTATAACACATAACCTATAACACATAACCTATAACCCATAACCTATAACACATAACCTATAACACATAACCTATAACACATAACCTATAACTTGTAATCTACAacctgtaacctataacacatAACCTATAACCTGTAACATATAACCCATAACCTAGAACCCATAACCTAGAACACATAACCTATAACACATAACCTATAACacataacctataacctatataACGGCCCAGCTCCACTCACTCCTACCCTCCTCTAATCCTCCTTCTAGGACAATAACACCAATAAACCAATTAACCAATCAACCAATTAACACATCAACCAATGAGCCCCTCACCTCAATGGTCCTCTGGCGGTCAATGCCCAGGGTTTGCATGATGCCCAGGACAGGCTCGCTATAGTCCCCCAGGTTAGAGTTGTAGTCTGTGAGGGGAAGGGTCATGCTGAGGGTCTGGTGAAGAGCTGTGGGGTCAGCCAGCATCCAGCGGTGCTGCTTGATCTGGGCAACACTGATCCTCTTAGCTGGGTCTACCACCAGCATCCTACGGATCAGGTTCTCACAGTCTGTGGGGAataaagagggaggaagagggagaaaggagggagggagaatggagggagaagggagggagagatagggagggcagaagagatagggagggagaagggaggaagggagggagaagggaggtagggagggtgatagaagggaaaGCAAGGTCAGTCTGATGCTACAGCATATGCTTTTATATAATATAAACCAGTCATTTTATCAATCAATGTATCAGTCCAATCACACTATGAAATGTGTCACTGTGTGGTTGCCATGGTGTGATGGGTACCTTGAGACATGAAGAAGGGGATTCTGAAGCGCCCCTctgtgactctctgtctgagggcAGGGAGGCTGGGCCCGTCGAACGGAAGGGAACCGCACACGAGAACGTACAGAACCACACCCAGACTCTTTAGAGGAGATACACCGGAGGAGAACGTCAACAAATGGCCTCTCCCTTTACTTCACTATTCATTGGTTTGACATGAAGATGGTAGAACTACGGTTCAAAACACATTGTGTACAGTTTCCCTGTCAGCCCTTACCCAGATATCCAACTGTGGCCCTTCGTACTCCTTCCCCTCGAACACCTCGGGTGCTGCGTAAGGGGGGCTGCCGCACCACGTAGACAGGGGCTCGCCTGCATTGTAGAAGTTACCGAATCCAAAGTCTGAacgggaaggagaaagagattgGTTAGTTTGTGAAACTCGTGGTTGTTTGAGTCCTGTATTCCCTGCTGGCTACAGAGTTTTTTCTTGTTGATATTGCGTAATGTTAATCACATAATGACAGATGAAAGGCCAGATAGCATCTGAGCTAATGTCACCCTGGGCTCTGACACAGAGCTCTGATTGTCCTGCCACAATGAGGCACTGAGGTTGACCCGCTGGG is part of the Oncorhynchus gorbuscha isolate QuinsamMale2020 ecotype Even-year linkage group LG09, OgorEven_v1.0, whole genome shotgun sequence genome and harbors:
- the sik1 gene encoding serine/threonine-protein kinase SIK1 isoform X2; amino-acid sequence: MNIKLADFGFGNFYNAGEPLSTWCGSPPYAAPEVFEGKEYEGPQLDIWSLGVVLYVLVCGSLPFDGPSLPALRQRVTEGRFRIPFFMSQDCENLIRRMLVVDPAKRISVAQIKQHRWMLADPTALHQTLSMTLPLTDYNSNLGDYSEPVLGIMQTLGIDRQRTIESLQSSSYNHFSAIYYLLLERIREHRAQQLSRQCGPWNQRSRSTSDSGTPEAIMEDSFRPSAYPIQCKSTPPMHAEMEYDQGALFQRVVFPVEASLNRLLCNRSISPNSLVETSISEEVRPRDLEEEVTHTCSALVLPTTTSRRHTLAEVSARFHQCNPPCIVVSPSDGASSDSCLRSSSTPNPALHPAVGGLSAVLAIGTDPGALVPADSPPALSCHLVPQAQAASFQEGRRASDTSLTQGLKAFRQQLRKNTRTKGLLGLNKIKGLARQVCPPTSDRSSRGTWGSIGPTISEHRSMLEEVLHQQRMLQIQHKPQPPPPWPAPTQNRPFFLSKQQPPSPTSVFATPSTLFDTPAPSLLQGEPQHPLPSHQSPLALQHAFWQQPLELSSPSYGSSSSCSSSSSCSSSSSLSPVGTAAYLLEARLHISQQSSLYLETNLHPQTNPQDQAQDQTQAFTKGPFPLMPMQGMWSLDSASGRESEMQELGCGGQQQLRSCVMVK
- the sik1 gene encoding serine/threonine-protein kinase SIK1 isoform X1, which codes for MVIMTESSQGPQPNHTQGRPLQVGFYEIISTLGKGNFAVVKLARHKVTKTQVAIKIIDKTRLNPSNLEKIYREVQIMKLLNHPHIIKLYQVMETKDMLYIVTEYAKNGEMFDYLTSNGRMSEEEAQKKFGQILTAVDYCHRHHIVHRDLKTENLLLDANMNIKLADFGFGNFYNAGEPLSTWCGSPPYAAPEVFEGKEYEGPQLDIWSLGVVLYVLVCGSLPFDGPSLPALRQRVTEGRFRIPFFMSQDCENLIRRMLVVDPAKRISVAQIKQHRWMLADPTALHQTLSMTLPLTDYNSNLGDYSEPVLGIMQTLGIDRQRTIESLQSSSYNHFSAIYYLLLERIREHRAQQLSRQCGPWNQRSRSTSDSGTPEAIMEDSFRPSAYPIQCKSTPPMHAEMEYDQGALFQRVVFPVEASLNRLLCNRSISPNSLVETSISEEVRPRDLEEEVTHTCSALVLPTTTSRRHTLAEVSARFHQCNPPCIVVSPSDGASSDSCLRSSSTPNPALHPAVGGLSAVLAIGTDPGALVPADSPPALSCHLVPQAQAASFQEGRRASDTSLTQGLKAFRQQLRKNTRTKGLLGLNKIKGLARQVCPPTSDRSSRGTWGSIGPTISEHRSMLEEVLHQQRMLQIQHKPQPPPPWPAPTQNRPFFLSKQQPPSPTSVFATPSTLFDTPAPSLLQGEPQHPLPSHQSPLALQHAFWQQPLELSSPSYGSSSSCSSSSSCSSSSSLSPVGTAAYLLEARLHISQQSSLYLETNLHPQTNPQDQAQDQTQAFTKGPFPLMPMQGMWSLDSASGRESEMQELGCGGQQQLRSCVMVK